Part of the Micropterus dolomieu isolate WLL.071019.BEF.003 ecotype Adirondacks unplaced genomic scaffold, ASM2129224v1 contig_1296, whole genome shotgun sequence genome, gaggaaagtcttaagcctactcttaaatgtggagatggtgtctgcctcctgaacccaaactggaacctggttccacaggagaggagcttgatagctgaacgctctggctcctagtctacttttggagactctaggaaccacaagtaaccctgcattctgggagcgcagtgctctggtggggtagtaaggtactatgagctctttaagataagatggtgcctgaccattaagagctttgtaggtaagaagaatgattttaaattctattctggattttactggaagccaatgcaaagaagctaagacaggagaaatatgatctcttttcctggttcctgtcagaacacgtgctgcagcattctggatcagctgaagagtcttaatggactttttcgagctgCCTGATGATAAAGAATcgcagcctagaagtaacaaatgcatggactagtttttcagCATAATTTTGAGACAAGATACGCCTCATTTTTGAAAttttacgtaggtgaaaaaagccggtccttgaaatttgcttaatatgagagttaaaggacatgtcctgatcaaagataactccaagattcctcacagtggtgctggaggccagggcgatgccatccagggtaACTagatatctttagataatgcgtcacggaggtgcttggggcCAAGTACAATAACAGTTTAGttgtttagctaactgattggTTTCGTCTGGCTTGAACGATAGATATAATTGGGTAGTGTTGGAGAAACACTACTTTAATAAACACTTGTTCAAAAGGGCAACATCCTGTTATTTAGCAGGGGGTAAAAGTCTTTTCAGAAAGAGTTGAATTATTTTGATAGATTGACCTTTTCTTCTGctttaaagaaaacacagacaactACTATAATATAATCGACTATAATATTTCCCTTTAACCTTGACCAGAAATATTTATGCCACCATGTTAGAATACTGAACTCACTGGAATAGATGTTTTTACATAactaataaacacacattttcagcaACCATTACATACTTTACAAATCATTCTCTCCAGCTTGGTAATTTGTGAGCTCAATAACCTCTTAACCTTGTGACTGTCTTCATGTTTACGTGAGAGTGCACAAATGACACAAGTGAGAGGAACCTCAGACGATGTACACTTAATACGAGATGATTCTAGTTGGAGGAATCCATGAAGCAAATGATCACAATGTCTGATAGAAGCACTGAAggagtcactgtgtgtgtgtgtgtgtctgtgaagtcgcctctttctcctttccctGCCCTCAGTTCCCTATTGCAATCTCATTAGATTCTGCTTATATCCTGTGTCAAACTCATCATCAAGGTGCACCAACTATAAGCACATCCAGTTTTTGGATGCAGTAAAATCAAACAGGTTTGAAAAATGTTGCTTAGCGTCTCGCAGCTCTCAATGTCAAAACCCAGACGACCTGTGCTGACAAGTCGTGTAGTGTGTAGTCTGCATTAAGCTTGATTTAGTCATTTATGCCCTCAAATTATCAATATGTTGAAATATTAGTCAAACAAATGAAGTCTGTTCTGCATAAAGGTGGGAAATTTATCTCTGTGTGACAAATTGTGGTgattatttaaagtaaaatcacATTTGGTGAAAGGAGTTACTCATGACTGTTATTGCTATTTCTTTTTTGGTTTATGGttacatgtgtgtatttgtgtgtgtacctgtgtggatgtgtatttgtgcatgcgtgtgtatTTTTATAAGCTGATCTTTTTTTGCAGGAATACTCACTGCTGTATGAAGAGGCCAGTTTCTTCCAGCTGGCTCCTCTGCAGGCCGAGCTTGAGCGCTGGAGGACTGAACAGGAATACAGGGGAGGGTGTCtggagtgtgagtgtgtcatgATTCACGTGGCTCCAGAGCTTGGTGAGAGGATCAGCATGAGCGCCCACTGGGCCGTGATCGAGGAGGTTTTTCCAGAGGTCAGAAACGTCATGTCCAATTCTTTGAGCA contains:
- the LOC123964236 gene encoding BTB/POZ domain-containing protein KCTD1-like, producing the protein DLFLQEYSLLYEEASFFQLAPLQAELERWRTEQEYRGGCLECECVMIHVAPELGERISMSAHWAVIEEVFPEVRNVMSNSLSTSRNQDSTHIIRFPLNGYCHLNSVQVLERLQQRGFWITGSCGGGVDSSQFSEYILRREGRGSRHPPTLIRIKQELMD